The region GGGTTGGTTGTATTAGCAATCTTATGTAAGAGTTTAGAGGTCGAGGGGAGATGCTAATCCACATCCGCTCTCCCAACCAAGAGGCAAACACAGATAGAGCCCTCCGACCCACACCACTCAGCGTCGATGAGAAGTTCAACTATGGCCAACGATTTGACCGCAAGTTCGCATAAAGTACCAGTACATCGAATCCACTATAGCCATCAAGGGAATAAACGAATACAACAAGAAATGAACTTGTGCAGACATGATCAAGTCGAAGTCATTGTAGCTGGTTGGTTAGGCGACAACGGTGCAGACAGGGTGAAGGCAGTTCAATGGAGGAATGAGATAGTTCGCTCGTGCTGCCGAACGACCGGGTTCTGAACATGAATCTGCTATCGAACATGGAACAATTGAATTCTCGTCCTTGGAATTCGTTAAGTCCAGGAGAGAAGCAGTTGTTGACCTTGAATTTAAGGCGCACCTTGGAAAATATGAAGTTTCGGTCGACCGATATCGATTACGTAGCTAGTCATGTTTGGATAACGCCGGAATTCCTGGCAAAACAAAATGAGTTAATCCGGCTGGAATTTCAGCGCTTAAGAGAATTGCCACAATATCGAGACTTGAGCGATCTGTCTCTAATGGAGAGAGCGCAGGAATTCAGCAGGGTGTAGTTCTTTCACACTTGGCGTGAGAGCGATGGGCACTGTAAGAAACATCCCCAGGAGGTCATCATGAAATACAACGTAGGCGGAATCGATCGTGCGGCTCGACTGATTCTCGGGGTTATTCTGCTACTGGTAGGGTTGCTTGCACCTGTGACCATGATATGGCGAATTGTGCTGTTGGTAATTGCCGCTATTGCACTGATAACTGCAACAGTGCGTTTCTGTCCGGCAAATGCCATTCTGGGAATCAATACCGCTGAAAACAAATATCAGAAATAAGAATAATCAATGCAGTTCGAGGCAATCGACCAATATTGAAATTGATCTACAAGGTGATAGAGAGTTTCACTGCTCTTGGCGTCGCTGCGAACGATAATAAGAGTCAATTTCAATGCTCGTATTGATGAATCCCCCCAAAGAATGATGATGCAAAGATTGGATATTTGGAATATAAAAAACACTATAATAGTTGATTATTTTACATGGTTATGTAATAATGTCCATACGGTTCGTTGATAACTCTGTTATATCTCTCTGTTACCAAATTGGCACTTGCCGTGTCTAATTTGTTTTTCTAGCAAGCTAGAAAAACAAAGGGTGGAGAGTGTCGAAGTGACACTATTCATAAGTCTCTTTTCAATTTTCGAAGGAGAACTAAAATGAATTCATTCGAATTTTCAATACTAATGATCTCGATCATGTTAGGTTTAGCAGCAATTGCGATGTGGCTTGATGATGATGCAATGCACAAAGCTGAACATGACGATTTATTTCACGAGCACGCACATAATTAAATTGCTTGGTAATCAACCTTAATTAAAAGGATTGGCCGTTGTGCCAATCCTTTTCTTTAGTGTAGCTATCTTCCGCGGGGTGCAAGTCACTTGTGACTCTGATTAATCTTCATTTTTGATTGTGATGGGCATATTGAAAGTACAGCTGAAGGTGTATGCGCGATAGATAGCACATCCTAACAATTACAAAGCTGATCCGCGCAAAATAATGGCATTTCTCCTTTCATCTGATGGAAAGGAACATTATCCTACGACATATCATGGATTTGGTCGAAAGCACGCGCTTAGCAAAGGTACCACATAGCGGTTCCTCATCATTTTTGGAAAATTACCATAATGTCTGAGACTTCCTTCTCTATGCATCGCTTTACGCAGATTTTTCCAAGCACCATAACCGTAAGACTCCTTTTCCTGGAAAAGGAGAGTTACTGCTTGACACGCTTGAAGTCGGTAATGTCAAAGATTATTGAACGGCTCATCACGAAGCGGCCGTTATCCTTGACTGCGTTGGCATTCAGCAACACAGGCAGTTTGTTACCATCCTTGCTTACGAACTCTAGCTCAAGATTGCGTATCCATCCGTTCTCTTTGAAGTGTGTGTAGTTCGCAAGAAATATTTCTGCACTTTCAGGTGTCAAAATATCATTCAGTCTGATTTTTCCTACAACCTCGTCACGCGTAAAGCCAAGCCACTTGAGCTCGGTGTCATTGATTTGGACAATAACGCCATCCAGATCGAGCGAGTGGTAACCGCAGGGGGCGTTGTTGTACAGGTCTGAAACTTGATCGGCATATTGCTTGAGTGCACTCCCTGCCTGTGTGCACTCTCCAAGCTTGCTGACAAGATTGGAATTGGCCGATTCAAGAATCGATGTCCTTTTCTCGAACTGCATTGTGCGATTGGCCACCAGCTCTTCGAGTCTTCGGCGATGCTGTTGCAACTCTTCTTCGACTTCTTTGTCCTTCGTGATGTCGATCAGAATTCCCTGCAGGAACATCGGATCCTCCAATTCGTGTCGTACAAGGACGGCCTCATTAAGAAACCAGCGCACTTTGCCGTCACGGGTGAGCAGGCGACATTCGCAACGCAGAGGCTCACCGCTCTCGTAACAGAAAGCCACCTTTGCGTACGCTAGCGCTTTGTCTTCCGGGTGAAGCAGTTTGAGAAAACCTTCAGAATCCGCCAGCAACTCTTCTGGAGAAAAGCCGAGCTGGCGCACCTGAGGGCTTATATAAATCAGCTTGCCAGTTACATCCAGCGCGGTCGAGTAAGTGATTGCAGGAATCTGTTCTACGAGGAAACGGAACTTTGCTTCGGCCCGTGCCAGAGAAGATTCCATCAGTTGTTTTTCCTTCAACACCAGTTGCTCACGAAGCACACGCTCTATGACTGCGGGTAGAAGTTCCAGATATTGAAGGTTGGGATCCTTGACTACGTAGTCTTGAGCGCCAAGTTTTATCGCCTCTACGGCGACCGCAGCATTGTCAGCACCCGTTAGCATGATGACCGGTATCGGAATTTCTCCAAGGTCGTCTTTCAGTTTGGATAGAAATTCCAGGCCATTCAAGTCCGGCAAGTTGTAGTCGAGTAGCACGCAGTCCAGCTTTTGTGTACGGACTAACTGCAACCCATCCAGAGCGGTTTCAGCTTCATGCAGTACAAATTCGTAATCATGAATATCCTGCGCAAAAGAGCGGCGGCAGGCCATTCGGTCTACAACATCGTCTTCAATAATGAGTATGTGGATCTGCGGTTTGGTCATTGCGGCACCTCGCTGATAGTCCAGTAGGCGTCGAGGGTGCGCATTACCTCGACGAATTGACGGTAATCCACCGGTTTAGCCATATAGCCCGCCACTCCCAAGTCGAAGCTGTTTATTTTGTCCGGTTGCTCCTCGGATGTGGTCAGCACAACCACCGGGATGCGCTTGAGTTGGGAGTCTTGCTTTACTACATGCAGAAACTCGATACCGTTCATGATAGGCATATTGAGGTCGAGCAGGATAATGCACGGTCGCTCATTGCCGGGATCGCGCAAGTATTTCAGAGCTTCCTCTCCATTTTCCCGATTGATCACCGGGTTAGTTACGTGGATTTCCTCCAGGGCGCGCTTGACCGTCATGACGTCCACCTGATCGTCCTCCACCAAGAGCATTGGTTTGTCTGCAACTCTCATTTTTTATCTTCCCTTGCTGGTTATTTGTGTTGCGGAAGTGCGCGGCAGAGTGAAGAAAAATGTACTTCCTTCCCCGATAGTCGAGTCAAGCCAGACCTGTCCGCCATACATTTCCACGATTTTCTTGACCAATGCCAAGCCAACACCTGTGCTTTCCACGCGATCGCGCGGCGCAAGCGTCTGGAATAACTGGAAAATCTTTTCAAAATGTTGCTCCTTGATGCCGGGACCATTATCTGAGACGCTAAATTTCCATTGATTCCCCTCGGCGCTACAGCCGATACAAATTTTGCCCTCCGGCTTATCCATGTATTTTATGGCATTGGAGAGCAGATTCTGGAACACCTGCTGAATGCGCGTTGGCTCTGTCATGACGGTCGGTAAAGGATTTGTAATTGTGACGGTGATATTTGCTGGCGGTGCAAGCGAATCGATCACCTCCGGTACCAGACGACTGAGATCGACTGCGACCATCGTCTCTTTCATCCGTCCTATCCGCGAGTACAACAAAATTCCGTCAATCAGACCGTCCATGCGACGCACCCTACTAATCAAGAGGCGCATTTGCTCCTTGCCTTGATCGTCGAATTTATCCGCGTAATCCGTGGAAAGCCAATCCGCCAACGAGCTGATGGCACGCAGCGGCGCCTTGAGATCATGGGACACAACATAGGCAAAGTTCTTGAGTTCGTCATTTGCACTTTCAATTTCCCTCAACAGAAGATCGCGCTGCTTCCCAGCTCTCCGCCAAATGACAATCATGGCCAACATCATGGCGACGGCGAAATCTCCAATCCACACCCATCTTTTGATGAGATCGACCTTGGCTTCGTCACTCTGCATATCCAGGACAATGCTGGCCGCCCCGTTAACGCTCCCCTCTTTTACATGGTGGCAGGAAAGACAATTTGTGCCCCGAAAATCCGTGCTTACGATAAATGGGATAACGGCCCTGAATTGATGTATCCCGTCTTCCGATTGGCTTTCGAGGTAGACGGGTTCTCTTGCTTCAATGGCTTTCCGATCCAACTCATCGACTGCCTGTTCCGATGGCAGTCCCATGCCAAACTGATCTTGCACTTGCTTTGCCCGAATGATGCGCAATTCGACGATGCCTTTGGAATCCCCCATCTTGTGCACCAGTAATTTCCGGTTTTCGGGATCGCTGATCTTGCCGGTTACCATTAACATGTTCATGCCGTTGATCAAGCCATCCGCAATTTCTCCTGCATGTTGTTTTAATCCATTGATAACTTGGCCTTGCACGTAATTGATGATGATCTGCTGGGCGAAAATGGACAGCAAAAGTAGCAGGCCCAGTGCGATACTGGAGCCTTTCCATCTGGTCCACCTCTCTTGCCATAACAATAGGGTCATAAATATCTGTTCTTGAATTGCGATTATTTGGATACTTCAATTGAATAATGGACTCGCTTAATCGCTTGCCTTTTTTACAGCAAGCAACCTGAATATTCAAGGCTCGCGTGAAATCTTGCATCAAAATCCCTGATTCGCTTATTGGCCAGAATGAACATGCGTTCTTTTGTTACGAAGGTTGCGCGGCGTCCCTGCCATTTTGCAGGGACGATACGAAGACGGCACTCTAGTGTTGATTACATTTCCGGAGCTAATGGAGTATTGACAAATGGTTGACAATTGATCAGGAACCCTATGATGCTGCCTGGATGTTTTGCCATACCGCGTTCCCTCATCCCCTAATGTTAACTGGACACCCAATGTGTCTGGCAATCAATCATATTGCATCCCATCCTTGACCGCATGTGGCCGACTTGATCCCTTTACTGCATATTAATATTACGTTCCGCTTTAGCGTTTTGTCCCGTCCGAAATAAATAGACCAAATGATCGGAAGTCTTGACCAACCGTAATTGTGCCGCTTAGCGATCGTTCCTTATCTTATCAGCGAACGACTGTTGTTCATTGCTGAGCCTTGAGCGCCCAGTTGAGTGCCTGAAAATCGTATTTGAAAACTTTTCTATCACAACAGATTATGGGGTTTCTTTTAACTTTTTCTCCAGTTCTGCATCTTCTTTGCCAAATTCAAGCCAGTCACTTCCAAACAATTCAACAGGATGCTGCGCCCGGTCTGAACCGTTGCCTCAATTCATGGAGTCAACAGAGCGGTATTTATCGCCACCCCAGCATATCCGCTCTGGATGTGCTGGTTGTATTGGAAATTTTTTGCCATTTCACACTCTCTGATTCGGCAATTGATCAATACTACTTATCAAACAGTTTTGTTTTCAGTCTATCTCTCCGAACGGTAAAACCATCCGCAAGCAATTGCTTGCGAAGACGTCTTGGTATTGCGTATAAGTGCGGCGGGGCTCAACCTGTACTCCATGCTCTAGGGCGTTTCATCCCGGCAATCTTGCAAGCCTGCTTTACATAGCCATATGGAAATAGTTCAAATATTGCATTTCTCGAATCAGGACCCAATCGTTGTGCTAAATGTTTCGTAACATGACGAACATCGGGTGCGACTTGATGTTCCGAGTAATATTGGCGCATGAAATGAATCGCATCCCAATGGTCATCGGTAAGTTGGATGCTCTCCTGCGTTGCGAATAACTTTGCCACCTCCTCATTCCAGGTTAAAGGTTCAATCAAGTATCCCTCTTCATCCATATCAGGTAACTGCATATTTTTCTCCTCGCACATTTTAATAGCACACCAACATCGCCATGTTTACCTTACTTCCTTAACCACATAGGTGTTATGTTGCTTTACGAATTGAAACTGAACTTTGTTCCCCACAACGAGCTTCTTGAAAAGCTTCTTATCTTCAACAGTAAAATCCATGGTCATGGCTGGCCAACCCAGACTAGCGATGGGTTCATGGCTCAAAGTTACCACTCCCTTGGCCTGGTCGACTGCGTCAACCACGCCAATTCCTTTATTAATATCCGTCTTTGTACTCATCCCGGCCATTCCGCCCATGTCCATACTATCGTGCTCTGCAAACGCATTGTCGATTTGGAAAAATGCCAATGCTGCCAGTAAACAAACTACATTTTTCATGCTAAGTCTCCTTTGTTTGGGTTGAAATATTCGAATTAATGTTTGACGGTACGAGCCAGCTTTTGCTCCTGCCATCCAAGGTAAATAACCGGGATTACAATCAGGGAAAGCAGCGGAGCCGTGATCATTCCGCCAACTAGCGGTGCTGCAATCCGCTTCATCACATCGGTGCCGACCGCATCGCTGAACATGACGGGCAACAATCCGGCCACGATTACCGATACCGTCATCATTTTTGGCCGCAAACGCATCACCGCTCCACGCATTACTTCGCCGAGCAAAGCCTGACGATCAAGCACTCGGCCCGATTGGTATAATGTGTCAATGGCGCGATCAAGATAGAGCAACATGACAATGCCGAATTCTGCTGCAACTCCGGCCAGCGCAATGAATCCCACAGTCACCGCAACAGACAATTGGTATCCCAGCAAATAAACCAGCCAGACTCCACCAATCAGCGAAAACGGCAGGCACAACAGCACAAGGAGCACCTTGTCCCACTGCCCGAAATGAAGATAAAGCAGCAGCATCACCAGCAGAATGGTTAGAGGAACCAGCCAGTACAGCCGCTGTTTGGCGTGCTCCAGGTTTGCGTATTGACCGGACCACTTGATCGCGTAGCCCGGACCGATCTTGACCGATTTTCCTATCGCCTCTTTGGCGTCTTCCACGTAGCCACCCAGATCGCGTCCTGCAACGTTGATGTATACATAACCCACCAGCCGCGCATTCTCGCTCTTGATCTCTGCGGGCCCATCTTGAATGCTGAGTTGCGCCAATTCGCGCAATGGTATCTGTTCTCCCTTCGGCAACGTCACCCGGCTCGCTGCCAGTTTCTCCAGCGATCCCCTGAGTTCGCGCGGGTAGCGCAAGTTGACAGAAAATCGCTCGCGTCCTGCAACCAGTGTGCTGACGTTCTCTCCACCGATCGCCCCCTGGACGAGATTCTCCACATCGGCAACGGTCACGCCGTAGCGCGCTGCATTGGAGCGGTTGACTTCAATATCCAGGTAATGTCCTCCAACCACGCGCTCCGCGAATACATTCTGCGTACCCGGTATTTTCTTGAGCGCCGCCTCGATCTCGACGCCCAGCTCGGCAATTCCTTTCAGATCCGGGCCGGTGATCTTGATACCGAGCGGAGTGCGTATGCCGGTCGCCAACATGTCGATACGGGTGCGGATAGGATAACCCCATGAGTTGGTCAAGCCCGGAAGCCGGACTTCGCGATCCAGCTTGGCAATCAGGTCTTCCACACTTTCGCCGTTTGGCCACTGGTTCTTCGGCTTGAGCAGGATGGTGGTTTCGAACATCGACAACGGTGCCGGATCGGTCGCTGTATCCGCCCGCCCTGCCTTGCCGTATACGCGCTCGACCTCCGGCATCGCTTTGATCATGCGGTCGGTGATCTGCAGCAGATTGGCAGCCTCGTCCAGCGAGATGCCGGGCAGCGTGGTCGGCATGTAAAGCAGATCGCCTTCGTACAATGGCGGCATGAATTCGCTGCCGATCCGGCTCAAGGGATAAAGCGCCGATATCAGCAATGCGCCGGCCAGGACCAGCGTGAGCCTGCGATTCCTCAGCGCCCAATCCAGCGCCGGACGATAGCCCGCCTGCAGCATTCGGTTCAGGGGATTGCGCTGTTCGCCGGCGATTCTGCCGCGAATGAAATATCCCATCAGCACCGGCAACAGTGTCACCGCCAGCATCGCGGACGCCGCCATGGCGTAGGTCTTGGTATAGGCCAGCGGCGCAAATAACTTGCCCTCCTGACCCGTCAGGGTGAATACCGGCAGGAATGAAACCGTAATGACCAGCAGGGAAAAGAACAGTGCCGGTCCGACCTCCAGCGCGCTCTGGCGCGCCGCTTCCCAGCGGTCGCCGCCCTCGCCCATGCGTTCAAGATGTTTGTGCATGTTCTCGATCATCACGATGGCGGCATCCACCATCGCGCCGATGGCAATCGCAATGCCGCCCAGCGACATCACGTTCGCCGTCACGCCTTGCGCTTGCATGATGATGAAGGCGATCAAAATGCCCAAAGGCAAGGTAACGACAGCGACCAGCGAAGAACGCAGGTGAAACAGGAACAGCAAACACACCAGCGCCACGGCCAGCGACTCCTCGATCAGCTTGCCACGCAGGGTATGCACCGCATCGAGAATCAGGCCCGAGCGATCATATGTCACCACCAGCTCGACGCCCTCGGGCAATCCGGAGCGAATCTCCTGCAACCGCTGCTTGACTGCATTCACGGTATCCAGCGCATTCTGGTTGTGGCGCATCACCACGATCCCGCCGACCGCTTCGCCCATCCCGTCCAGATCGGTTACGCCGCGACGCGGTTCCGGGCCGGTGCTGATATGCGCCACATCCTGCAGACGTACCGGCACACC is a window of Sideroxydans sp. CL21 DNA encoding:
- a CDS encoding CusA/CzcA family heavy metal efflux RND transporter; translated protein: MIRRIIDWSINNRLLVIALALLIAVAGIRATLEMTLDAIPDLSDVQVIIKTPYAGQSPEIVEDQITYPLTTALLSVPGSTAVRGFSMYGESYLYVLFKDGTDPYWARSRVLEYLSQAEARLPKGAVPTLGPDASGVGWIFEYVLVDRGHRYDADQLRAVQDFFLKYELQSLPGVSEVASVGGMVRQFQIEVDPNRLAAYKITLQQVADAVRASNSASGGSVVELGRAEFMVRSKNYLKNLDDIRGITLAVDEQGVPVRLQDVAHISTGPEPRRGVTDLDGMGEAVGGIVVMRHNQNALDTVNAVKQRLQEIRSGLPEGVELVVTYDRSGLILDAVHTLRGKLIEESLAVALVCLLFLFHLRSSLVAVVTLPLGILIAFIIMQAQGVTANVMSLGGIAIAIGAMVDAAIVMIENMHKHLERMGEGGDRWEAARQSALEVGPALFFSLLVITVSFLPVFTLTGQEGKLFAPLAYTKTYAMAASAMLAVTLLPVLMGYFIRGRIAGEQRNPLNRMLQAGYRPALDWALRNRRLTLVLAGALLISALYPLSRIGSEFMPPLYEGDLLYMPTTLPGISLDEAANLLQITDRMIKAMPEVERVYGKAGRADTATDPAPLSMFETTILLKPKNQWPNGESVEDLIAKLDREVRLPGLTNSWGYPIRTRIDMLATGIRTPLGIKITGPDLKGIAELGVEIEAALKKIPGTQNVFAERVVGGHYLDIEVNRSNAARYGVTVADVENLVQGAIGGENVSTLVAGRERFSVNLRYPRELRGSLEKLAASRVTLPKGEQIPLRELAQLSIQDGPAEIKSENARLVGYVYINVAGRDLGGYVEDAKEAIGKSVKIGPGYAIKWSGQYANLEHAKQRLYWLVPLTILLVMLLLYLHFGQWDKVLLVLLCLPFSLIGGVWLVYLLGYQLSVAVTVGFIALAGVAAEFGIVMLLYLDRAIDTLYQSGRVLDRQALLGEVMRGAVMRLRPKMMTVSVIVAGLLPVMFSDAVGTDVMKRIAAPLVGGMITAPLLSLIVIPVIYLGWQEQKLARTVKH
- a CDS encoding TusE/DsrC/DsvC family sulfur relay protein, producing the protein MQLPDMDEEGYLIEPLTWNEEVAKLFATQESIQLTDDHWDAIHFMRQYYSEHQVAPDVRHVTKHLAQRLGPDSRNAIFELFPYGYVKQACKIAGMKRPRAWSTG
- a CDS encoding ATP-binding protein → MTLLLWQERWTRWKGSSIALGLLLLLSIFAQQIIINYVQGQVINGLKQHAGEIADGLINGMNMLMVTGKISDPENRKLLVHKMGDSKGIVELRIIRAKQVQDQFGMGLPSEQAVDELDRKAIEAREPVYLESQSEDGIHQFRAVIPFIVSTDFRGTNCLSCHHVKEGSVNGAASIVLDMQSDEAKVDLIKRWVWIGDFAVAMMLAMIVIWRRAGKQRDLLLREIESANDELKNFAYVVSHDLKAPLRAISSLADWLSTDYADKFDDQGKEQMRLLISRVRRMDGLIDGILLYSRIGRMKETMVAVDLSRLVPEVIDSLAPPANITVTITNPLPTVMTEPTRIQQVFQNLLSNAIKYMDKPEGKICIGCSAEGNQWKFSVSDNGPGIKEQHFEKIFQLFQTLAPRDRVESTGVGLALVKKIVEMYGGQVWLDSTIGEGSTFFFTLPRTSATQITSKGR
- a CDS encoding copper-binding protein; this translates as MKNVVCLLAALAFFQIDNAFAEHDSMDMGGMAGMSTKTDINKGIGVVDAVDQAKGVVTLSHEPIASLGWPAMTMDFTVEDKKLFKKLVVGNKVQFQFVKQHNTYVVKEVR
- a CDS encoding DUF2892 domain-containing protein: MKYNVGGIDRAARLILGVILLLVGLLAPVTMIWRIVLLVIAAIALITATVRFCPANAILGINTAENKYQK
- a CDS encoding response regulator → MRVADKPMLLVEDDQVDVMTVKRALEEIHVTNPVINRENGEEALKYLRDPGNERPCIILLDLNMPIMNGIEFLHVVKQDSQLKRIPVVVLTTSEEQPDKINSFDLGVAGYMAKPVDYRQFVEVMRTLDAYWTISEVPQ
- a CDS encoding PAS domain S-box protein, which translates into the protein MTKPQIHILIIEDDVVDRMACRRSFAQDIHDYEFVLHEAETALDGLQLVRTQKLDCVLLDYNLPDLNGLEFLSKLKDDLGEIPIPVIMLTGADNAAVAVEAIKLGAQDYVVKDPNLQYLELLPAVIERVLREQLVLKEKQLMESSLARAEAKFRFLVEQIPAITYSTALDVTGKLIYISPQVRQLGFSPEELLADSEGFLKLLHPEDKALAYAKVAFCYESGEPLRCECRLLTRDGKVRWFLNEAVLVRHELEDPMFLQGILIDITKDKEVEEELQQHRRRLEELVANRTMQFEKRTSILESANSNLVSKLGECTQAGSALKQYADQVSDLYNNAPCGYHSLDLDGVIVQINDTELKWLGFTRDEVVGKIRLNDILTPESAEIFLANYTHFKENGWIRNLELEFVSKDGNKLPVLLNANAVKDNGRFVMSRSIIFDITDFKRVKQ